The genomic region TACGAAAACGCATGCAAAGTGAGCGCGGCTTTAGAACGGGATGACAATATTAACAATATGTCTTTTAAAGCTCTTAACAGTTACTCCATAAATTGAGAATGTATTTTGTTTCAGGGTAAAGCGTCTGGCTCCCAGGGAGCAGAGGGCGGGGCGGAGGATGAAGAGGAGGAGTCGGGGGACGAGGCTGATCTCTCTAAGTATGATCTGTGGGGCAGCGATGGGGAACAGGGCAACTCCTCCAAAATGGGTTAGCGGTGATGCTTTGTGACTTTATATTAAGACAAAAACATTAAACAATTACTTTTACCTTAAGGGGCCAAAGCTAGACAAACAGACTGCACTGCAAGTAACAAGTTGCAGTTGGAATGCAATTTTATTGCTGTTTCATCGCAACTGCCTAACGATAGTGCAGATCGATTATGGCCATTCAATGTGAACTGCATGTGGAATGTGCAGTGAGTTGGCTTCGATGCAGTTGTGTCAACAGCAATAAAACTGCATTTCAACTAATTTTACAGTTGGCTGGCAGTCCGAATGAAGTCAATCTGCCTCGACTTCGAATAAAAACAAGCTATTAATAGAGCCCTTACTAGCCATTTTGCATTTAACAACAAGCGTTGTATTTAAGCCAAGTTCAAGATGTTTTACAACATGGAAACTGCAACTTATTTTTGAAGAACAAATTAGTTTTATTGTTACCTTCTATTTTGCACAAAAAATAAGACCTGCTTACTTTTTTAGAGAGTGAAGAAAAATCGAAAGACGATGAAAACGATGAAGATGATAGACAGAGTCCGTCAGACAAAAACGGGAAATCTgaatcaaaaagtaaaaaaaggtAAGCTAGATTTGGGCGATTTTGAGATGGGTGAAAACCTCAAGGGCGCGTCACTGACATGCTAATAGTGCTCCGAGTGCCGATAGATCTAaaaaatggttttaatttaaaaacttttaagttCTGTTggtaggatatggaacacccttccagcatcagtttttccccttcacttttaatatagataaaccttcaagtcaagaatgaataggtatcttctaggtaagcTCCACATGCCCAATCTTAGGTtgcatgatcacttaccaccaggtttgattgcagccaagcgctagtgtataaattaaaaaaaaaattataccatTCAATCAtccaaaatcatcatcatcggcaTTGCCTCACgttaatgaaaaatctttaccAACACAACTTACAATGAAAGGTCTCGTACAAGGTTACTTGAATAGAGAACATTTTGActttggtaattattattatttcaggaTTAGAAGTTCTTCGTCGTCGTCGagttcgtcttcgagttccagcTCTAGTCACAGCTCTGGACCGGAAGCACCAAAAAACAAGTaactttcatattttatttattttcttcctTGACATAATGACTAGCTCATTTTTCACTAtgggatattatattatagtctggtcaaaatagacattcaaggttacaataattcgcatagagctaAAAATTGGTACGAATGTTGGGAATACCATGAACTGTGAAAAGTCACCACTGATCTCACATTTGCAAAAAATGAATGTTTGaggtcaaagttcacaaaaattggtgttttgcattttccagctaaATAGTATCATAAAATAGGTTACACAAAAAATTGtagatcataatttttttttttaaataaccatTCCTGAGATTTTATTGTGAtgctagatagatagatagatagatagaacactttattgcacacaaaaacacatataaaggaacacaacacagaaagaagaaaacagaaaaaacaattgtgtgcaaaggcggccttattgcttggagcaatctctaccaggcaacctttgataTTGTGATTCTAAAAGTTTACCTTCAAAGAATCGCTATATCTCAggaatattaattagtatagatttacagtcttattcataaaaatttatagaagctttattagcttgttataagcaaagttctcaaaaacatctttcataaacgttcaatagtgctataATGCTCTTAAAGTATTCAATagcggctccataacttataacaggctcaaccctactataaacccttaaTAAAGAACAAcatggccgccgtcttgtcttcAGATGACAGCTGATAATTTGATTGAAGTgtagttaataattattttcgttgatgctagtgtcattgcattgtagtttgtaattatttgtacgtaatttattattatcatatcaaaGTATCATAATGCAAGCTCTGCAAGCTATAGCCGCCATCGAGAATGTCGAAAACCCTACACGTCGCCGTCGTCAGAAGGTGTACCAGAAGAGATTTGACCCGTTTTCTTTGCCGGATATCGAGTTTAAACGGCGATACCGCTTCAGTAAAGATACCGCAaggtttattattaatctcGTCAGGCAAGATTTGCAACTCGATTCAAGAGGCTGTGGTACTTCAccagagttgcaagttttaactgcTATAAGATGCTGGGGACGTCGTGAAGTAAGTTCCTacttaatttcgaagtttctattcatgtacttaattattccttttatatgtgatttcttctaacatGTACTTTTTGTCTAGGTTCAAGAAGATGGGGGAGATTTACATGGGTTGTCTCAACCAACTGTAAGCCGCATTTGTGCCAGAGTAGCTCGCGCGATAGCTCGGCACTCAGCGACTTATATTAAAATGCCTCAGACTCTGATAGAACAACAAACAGTTATCAGAGAATTTCAAGAAATCAGGAATTTTCCTTCTGTACTGGGCTGCATTGACTGTACtcatattaaaataaagaaatatggcggtgatgcagctcagtactACATAAATAGAAAAGGCTTTTATTCgatgaatgtccaggtactgtacctaatacatacttttacctaataagtACATGTACAGCAACAAAACCTATAGCATCTCCGTGCTGGACAGACAGGCAGCattaagactccatggccctaggtcctttactttttttgtattaaatgttttttattttaaatgcagacatattttttCAGGTAACTTGTGATGCTAAACTACGCATCAGAGATATTGTTGCCAGATGGCGTGGTAGTACCCACGACTCCCGTATATTTAATGAGTCCACCCTTAAAGAGCGCTTCGAGCGCGGAGACTTTAAGGGGCGACTCTTAGGAGATTCGGGGTACCGCCTGGAAAGATATCTATTCACGCCCATTCTGAGACCTCAAAATGCACGTGAAGAAAATTACAATCGTGCTCAAATTGCTACACGGAACTGTGTAGAACGTTGCTTTGGCGTGTGGAAGCAACGGTTCCAAAGTTTGTTGTATGGAGTCACTGTTCACATGCACAATGTAAAACCTACAATTGTGGCTCTTGCAGTTTTGCATAATATTGCAATAGACCAACAGGACCCTGTTCCAGGTAATTTTTAGTTTAGCATAATTTTTCATCAACATTTATTTGTTaagcaatatttttaacaattactagctgacgcccgcgacttcgtccgcgtggatttaggtttttcgaaatcctgaattttctttgctataaaccacacggagcccgagacctttccaacgaatgcaaaaccgtggaaatcggttcgtgcgttatggagttatagcgtcaggaaggaaaacccgacttatttttatatagtagatTACTTTATTTCAGAAAATGATGGTAATGTCCATATTGTTCAGGAGGATGACTCTGCAGCACATTCGAATGAGGCTGGAAGAGGAAGAATGGGAAATAGTGCTTTTCTGCGTGCGTTTATTGACCAACATTTTagctagtaaattaattaaaaaatatgttattttaaagcattttatttatttttttcataatattcaattttttttttaatcaaaatttctTCTAAATCTAAATTTCGAGCTATCCTTTTCTCATTATCCATTTGAGCTCTGTGGAGCTCTCTCCTGCAATCGATTTCCACGCTTGCGATGGCATTTGCAGCAGCAGATGTCtgtaatatacaaaatattataggtatttacttatacttactactagaggatgcccgcgacttcgtccgcttgatttaggtttttaatgatcccgtgggaactgtttgattttccaggataaaagtagcctatgtccgtccccgggatataagctgaccctgtaccaaatttcgtcagaatcggttcaactgttgggccatgaaaaggtaacagatagacagacacactttcgcatttataaaattactagctgatgcccgcgacttcgttcgcgtggatgtaggttttttaaaattcccgtgggaactctttgattttccaggataaaaagtagcctatgtgctaatccagggtataatctatctccattctaaatttcagtccaatccgtccagtagtttttgcgtgaaggagtaacaaacatacacacacacacatacaaactttctgctttataatattaagtgtgatatatagtatggatggatttgtacattaacaaaaaaaaatgtgtgctTTGAAGTCAAAAGATGTTTTATGTTCAAATTCCCCATCAATTTTAGGTCTAGATGGATATAAAAGCACTATTTCTGaaacatttcaaattcaaaggCTGCTGCCACTACCTTGATGCTTTTGAATATTTGTTTTACCTTGttctcattttctttttttttattcttcttttttcttattaaacGATTGGTCAGTGCAGACTCAacctagaataataattattacttattaaaatcaACTCATTGGCATAGGAAAGACTTacatattcaaatttttatcaaatacAAATTAATGAATACATGATAAAACCATCCTCAtagtatgtaatttaattactgTAGTTGAGGTTTGGTTATTTATTGTTctaatgtaatataattatttttatgagtGCTCAGTGGTAAAATGGCTATGAAGTACTAACCAGTTGCCAAGTTCAGGGGATGGAAAAAGGAAGAAACCGGTTGCCAAGGAAAAAATTGTGGAAAAACCTGCACCTGCAGCGTAGAATTTTTGGTGAAGTTGATTAACCTGTAGGTACTTGGGCAGCATTCAATATTTACCTTGTTCTCATTTCCTTCTTTTTTCCGCTGGTCATTCTCATTAGTTATAGGTAGGATCTGAATCAATAAAAGTGTGTTAGGTGAAGTTGATGAAcctgtaggtacttgtgcaGCATTTGATATGAGCTCATTATGACCTTGTTCTCATTTTCTTGATTTATTTTGCTCATCTCATGATTAGTAGGAGGAGTTGTATGAGGTAGGACCTGAAGCAATAAAAGTGTTATTAAATTGGGATGACTATCAAAATTCATTGATCAACCCATgttgttaaatattaatttacctcTTCTGTAATTCCATCCTCCTGATGTACCTCTAAGATGATTTCATCTGGTGACAGCCCTCCAACCTTGACCTGAAATTATATATTACTCATATATATGGATAAAGTACTGTGATAGCCTGTgatagtggttaggacgtccacctcctaatcAGAGTCAGGGGTTCAATCACAGACACAcacctaacttttcagagttatgtgcattttaaataattaaatatcacttgacatcatgaggaaacctgcatgcttgagagttctccataatgtcctcaaagatgtgtgaagtctgccattgtgcacttggccaacgtggtagtctatggccaaaccctgagaggagatccatgctctgtagtgagtcagcgatgggttgattatgatgatgatgatatatggATGTGAGAGTACAGACTGAAACACTAGAAAACTATTTGATAACAAATAATATCCTAATTAAGTTGTATTAAGTACATGAACTAGCAACTAAGACATAATAATAAAGATGTATAATATCTCTCACAACAACGAGACTTATAAGTTACTTCATTAACATGAAAAGACCCTTGTCACCAATGTTCGGATCATAAACCTacacaatatattgtaaaacaTTCACCTGATTGATTTGATCAGAATCAAATTCATTTGTGTCGATCACAAATTCATTGGGAAGCCATGCACTGATGTCTTCACTCTTTAGAGGGTCCAACTGTGGCGGTGGGCCGCCACCTGTAGCAATGATTTGCTTCCGCTCTAATGATTTTAATCGTTTTTCGTGCATCTTAATGATGCCCCATTGTGATTTTAGCTGTGGAAGGATACGTTTGCTCCCCTTACACATACTGTTAAAACTgtgaacaataatattatgacatgtaatgtttatttacaagtaTAATGCATTGTATTGATTTTAACAACACCataattagatacctatttaacaAATCTGCCCACGCTGCCTGCTTTTTGGAATTAGTGTTAGTGTCcgtgtttttgttttcaatcaCAGCCACCCTCTCCCTGACCAACTCCATTAATAAATACTACGGAAAGAAATAAACacgtaaatatatataaaaaaaggaaGTACACCGAATACACACTTGTGTAGATTGTAGAGAACTGCTGTAGGTACTAACCTTGTCTTCACTTAACCAATTCTCACTTCTTTCTCTCTTTTTAGCCACTTTtcttcctgtttccatttttaattaagttataaacaaaactccgaacgataatatCCAAATGATCCAACCTATCCTCCTGACAGTTGACACTTTTGACGGTATACAAATGTCACACATGCGTCACTTTTTGTCACAGAGCCCAGCATGAGCCCAGTATTTTTGgcattttgtctatgaattcatcagaacgacaacataataaagcgaaactagcctatagcgagaatttagctgtgagaggtttattgaacctttatgaaaaaagaaagttatgaaacgtttaataggcctaatgagtattttagctaatgaacgatttaaacctataataagggatttttatgaataagactgttacagtcttattcataaaaatttatagaagctttattagcttgttataagcaaagttctcaaaaacatctttcataaacgttcaatagtgctataATGCTCTTAAAGTATTCAATagcggctccataacttataacaggctcaaccctactataaacccttaaTAAAGAACAAcatggccgccgtcttgtcttcAGATGACAGCTGATAATTTGATTGAAGTgtagttaataattattttcgttgatgctagtgtcattgcattgtagtttgtaattatttgtacgtaatttattattatcatatcaaaGTATCATAATGCAAGCTCTGCAAGCTATAGCCGCCATCGAGAATGTCGAAAACCCTACACGTCGCCGTCGTCAGAAGGTGTACCAGAAGAGATTTGACCCGTTTTCTTTGCCGGATATCGAGTTTAAACGGCGATACCGCTTCAGTAAAGATACCGCAaggtttattattaatctcGTCAGGCAAGATTTGCAACTCGATTCAAGAGGCTGTGGTACTTCAccagagttgcaagttttaactgcTATAAGATGCTGGGGACGTCGTGAAGTAAGTTCCTacttaatttcgaagtttctattcatgtacttaattattccttttatatgtgatttcttctaacatGTACTTTTTGTCTAGGTTCAAGAAGATGGGGGAGATTTACATGGGTTGTCTCAACCAACTGTAAGCCGCATTTGTGCCAGAGTAGCTCGCGCGATAGCTCGGCACTCAGCGACTTATATTAAAATGCCTCAGACTCTGATAGAACAACAAACAGTTATCAGAGAATTTCAAGAAATCAGGAATTTTCCTTCTGTACTGGGCTGCATTGACTGTACtcatattaaaataaagaaatatggcggtgatgcagctcagtactACATAAATAGAAAAGGCTTTTATTCgatgaatgtccaggtactgtacctaatacatacttttacctaataagtACATGTACAGCAACAAAACCTATAGCATCTCCGTGCTGGACAGACAGGCAGCattaagactccatggccctaggtcctttactttttttgtattaaatgttttttattttaaatgcagacatattttttCAGGTAACTTGTGATGCTAAACTACGCATCAGAGATATTGTTGCCAGATGGCGTGGTAGTACCCACGACTCCCGTATATTTAATGAGTCCACCCTTAAAGAGCGCTTCGAGCGCGGAGACTTTAAGGGGCGACTCTTAGGAGATTCGGGGTACCGCCTGGAAAGATATCTATTCACGCCCATTCTGAGACCTCAAAATGCACGTGAAGAAAATTACAATCGTGCTCAAATTGCTACACGGAACTGTGTAGAACGTTGCTTTGGCGTGTGGAAGCAACGGTTCCAAAGTTTGTTGTATGGAGTCACTGTTCACATGCACAATGTAAAACCTACAATTGTGGCTCTTGCAGTTTTGCATAATATTGCAATAGACCAACAGGACCCTGTTCCAGGTAATTTTTAGTTTAGCATAATTTTTCATCAACATTTATTTGTTaagcaatatttttaacaattactagctgacgcccgcgacttcgtccgcgtggatttaggtttttcgaaatcctgaattttctttgctataaaccacacggagcccgagacctttccaacgaatgcaaaaccgtggaaatcggttcgtgcgttatggagttatagcgtcaggaaggaaaacccgacttatttttatatagtagatTACTTTATTTCAGAAAATGATGGTAATGTCCATATTGTTCAGGAGGATGACTCTGCAGCACATTCGAATGAGGCTGGAAGAGGAAGAATGGGAAATAGTGCTTTTCTGCGTGCGTTTATTGACCAACATTTTagctagtaaattaattaaaaaatatgttattttaaagcattttatttatttttttcataatattcaattttttttttaatcaaaatttctTCTAAATCTAAATTTCGAGCTATCCTTTTCTCATTATCCATTTGAGCTCTGTGGAGCTCTCTCCTGCAATCGATTTCCACGCTTGCGATGGCATTTGCAGCAGCAGATGTCtgtaatatacaaaatattataggtatttacttatacttactactagaggatgcccgcgacttcgtccgcttgatttaggtttttaatgatcccgtgggaactgtttgattttccaggataaaagtagcctatgtccgtccccgggatataagctgaccctgtaccaaatttcgtcagaatcggttcaactgttgggccatgaaaaggtaacagatagacagacacactttcgcatttataaaattactagctgatgcccgcgacttcgttcgcgtggatgtaggttttttaaaattcccgtgggaactctttgattttccaggataaaaagtagcctatgtgctaatccagggtataatctatctccattctaaatttcagtccaatccgtccagtagtttttgcgtgaaggagtaacaaacatacacacacacacatacaaactttctgctttataatattaagtgtgatatatagtatggatggatttgtacattaacaaaaaaaaatgtgtgctTTGAAGTCAAAAGATGTTTTATGTTCAAATTCCCCATCAATTTTAGGTCTAGATGGATATAAAAGCACTATTTCTGaaacatttcaaattcaaaggCTGCTGCCACTACCTTGATGCTTTTGAATATTTGTTTTACCTTGttctcattttctttttttttattcttcttttttcttattaaacGATTGGTCAGTGCAGACTCAacctagaataataattattacttattaaaatcaACTCATTGGCATAGGAAAGACTTacatattcaaatttttatcaaatacAAATTAATGAATACATGATAAAACCATCCTCAtagtatgtaatttaattactgTAGTTGAGGTTTGGTTATTTATTGTTctaatgtaatataattatttttatgagtGCTCAGTGGTAAAATGGCTATGAAGTACTAACCAGTTGCCAAGTTCAGGGGATGGAAAAAGGAAGAAACCGGTTGCCAAGGAAAAAATTGTGGAAAAACCTGCACCTGCAGCGTAGAATTTTTGGTGAAGTTGATTAACCTGTAGGTACTTGGGCAGCATTCAATATTTACCTTGTTCTCATTTCCTTCTTTTTTCCGCTGGTCATTCTCATTAGTTATAGGTAGGATCTGAATCAATAAAAGTGTGTTAGGTGAAGTTGATGAAcctgtaggtacttgtgcaGCATTTGATATGAGCTCATTATGACCTTGTTCTCATTTTCTTGATTTATTTTGCTCATCTCATGATTAGTAGGAGGAGTTGTATGAGGTAGGACCTGAAGCAATAAAAGTGTTATTAAATTGGGATGACTATCAAAATTCATTGATCAACCCATgttgttaaatattaatttacctcTTCTGTAATTCCATCCTCCTGATGTACCTCTAAGATGATTTCATCTGGTGACAGCCCTCCAACCTTGACCTGAAATTATATATTACTCATATATATGGATAAAGTACTGTGATAGCCTGTgatagtggttaggacgtccacctcctaatcAGAGTCAGGGGTTCAATCACAGACACAcacctaacttttcagagttatgtgcattttaaataattaaatatcacttgacatcatgaggaaacctgcatgcttgagagttctccataatgtcctcaaagatgtgtgaagtctgccattgtgcacttggccaacgtggtagtctatggccaaaccctgagaggagatccatgctctgtagtgagtcagcgatgggttgattatgatgatgatgatatatggATGTGAGAGTACAGACTGAAACACTAGAAAACTATTTGATAACAAATAATATCCTAATTAAGTTGTATTAAGTACATGAACTAGCAACTAAGACATAATAATAAAGATGTATAATATCTCTCACAACAACGAGACTTATAAGTTACTTCATTAACATGAAAAGACCCTTGTCACCAATGTTCGGATCATAAACCTacacaatatattgtaaaacaTTCACCTGATTGATTTGATCAGAATCAAATTCATTTGTGTCGATCACAAATTCATTGGGAAGCCATGCACTGATGTCTTCACTCTTTAGAGGGTCCAACTGTGGCGGTGGGCCGCCACCTGTAGCAATGATTTGCTTCCGCTCTAATGATTTTAATCGTTTTTCGTGCATCTTAATGATGCCCCATTGTGATTTTAGCTGTGGAAGGATACGTTTGCTCCCCTTACACATACTGTTAAAACTgtgaacaataatattatgacatgtaatgtttatttacaagtaTAATGCATTGTATTGATTTTAACAACACCataattagatacctatttaacaAATCTGCCCACGCTGCCTGCTTTTTGGAATTAGTGTTAGTGTCcgtgtttttgttttcaatcaCAGCCACCCTCTCCCTGACCAACTCCATTAATAAATACTACGGAAAGAAATAAACacgtaaatatatataaaaaaaggaaGTACACCGAATACACACTTGTGTAGATTGTAGAGAACTGCTGTAGGTACTAACCTTGTCTTCACTTAACCAATTCTCACTTCTTTCTCTCTTTTTAGCCACTTTtcttcctgtttccatttttaattaagttataaacaaaactccgaacgataatatCCAAATGATCCAACCTATCCTCCTGACAGTTGACACTTTTGACGGTATACAAATGTCACACATGCGTCACTTTTTGTCACAGAGCCCAGCATGAGCCCAGTATTTTTGgcattttgtctatgaattcatcagaacgacaacataataaagcgaaactagcctatagcgagaatttagctgtgagaggtttattgaacctttatgaaaaaagaaagttatgaaacgtttaataggcctaatgagtattttagctaatgaacgatttaaacctataataagggatttttatgaataagactgtaagtTTATTAATCCTCGTGAACTTTCGTCAGGTTCGACGACTTCAACTTGAACAGCGAGCGCGAAGGGTCGCCAAAGAAAGGCAAGTCGCGGTCCCGCTCGCGCTCGCCGCGCGCGCGCTCCGCCGGCGCGCCGTCGCGCCGCAAGTCGCGCGACAGCCGCTCCGGCGGCGAATCCAGGTGTGCATCATATTTTCTTGACGGCTCTCTATCTCATAAGAGAGAGGAGATAAGGGTTTgagcgatagaaagagaggcgatTGTCAAATTTTAGTTTGCACTCCACAGCCCTGCAGCTGGATTATACTATATTGCGTCGCTATTTATTAAGCCTTTGCGGTATGAACCTTCTGTACCTggaaggtactattaagtattctgtttCTATCGCGTAACTCTTATCTCTTTCTTTGTCCCTCTCAGAACAGAAATAAGTGTATGTTTCTCGGGTCCAACACCGAGTGAGCCTAGCCTGACCTAACCTCCGTGATTACAGATCGTCGCGCGACAAGGAGAAGTCGCGGGACAGAGAGCGTCGCGACAGGTCGCGCGGCTCCCGGGAGCGCAAGGAGCGCCGCTACAGTCGCGACGGCAACAACCACTACAGCGCGAGAGGTCGACACCGCTAGGTTAAATATCCGTTTATAATGTACGCGCGGGGCTCTGTATGCAAGTTTAATATACGAATACTATCTAATCTAAACTGGCATGTACCGTACTGACGACTGGAAGAATTTTACGACGAAGACGACGAAAGGATTTTTCCACCACTCTGTACTCTGTGTCTCTTGTGCATTATAAATTTATCTATTTCATCTCGCCATCGTCGCCTCGATCTGCCGCGCTGGCGTTGATGAGTCTGGGGACTCCAGAAAAAAGTAGATTTTGTCCACATACGGCACACATGACCTGCCCAGTTCCATTTAAGTAAAACGGCTGCAAGGCCAATGAGTACTGCGAATGAATTTTCTAGAACATCTCGATGAATTGACGCACACATTGTCGTGCACTAAATATTTATCGTG from Maniola jurtina chromosome 4, ilManJurt1.1, whole genome shotgun sequence harbors:
- the LOC123864545 gene encoding uncharacterized protein LOC123864545 isoform X4, which encodes METGRKVAKKRERSENWLSEDKYLLMELVRERVAVIENKNTDTNTNSKKQAAWADLLNSFNSMCKGSKRILPQLKSQWGIIKMHEKRLKSLERKQIIATGGGPPPQLDPLKSEDISAWLPNEFVIDTNEFDSDQINQVKVGGLSPDEIILEVHQEDGITEEVLPHTTPPTNHEMSKINQENENKTSAAANAIASVEIDCRRELHRAQMDNEKRIARNLDLEEILIKKKIEYYEKNK
- the LOC123864542 gene encoding putative nuclease HARBI1, with the protein product MQALQAIAAIENVENPTRRRRQKVYQKRFDPFSLPDIEFKRRYRFSKDTARFIINLVRQDLQLDSRGCGTSPELQVLTAIRCWGRREVQEDGGDLHGLSQPTVSRICARVARAIARHSATYIKMPQTLIEQQTVIREFQEIRNFPSVLGCIDCTHIKIKKYGGDAAQYYINRKGFYSMNVQVTCDAKLRIRDIVARWRGSTHDSRIFNESTLKERFERGDFKGRLLGDSGYRLERYLFTPILRPQNAREENYNRAQIATRNCVERCFGVWKQRFQSLLYGVTVHMHNVKPTIVALAVLHNIAIDQQDPVPENDGNVHIVQEDDSAAHSNEAGRGRMGNSAFLRAFIDQHFS
- the LOC123864545 gene encoding uncharacterized protein LOC123864545 isoform X3, which codes for METGRKVAKKRERSENWLSEDKYLLMELVRERVAVIENKNTDTNTNSKKQAAWADLLNSFNSMCKGSKRILPQLKSQWGIIKMHEKRLKSLERKQIIATGGGPPPQLDPLKSEDISAWLPNEFVIDTNEFDSDQINQVKVGGLSPDEIILEVHQEDGITEEILPITNENDQRKKEGNENKVESALTNRLIRKKKNKKKENENKTSAAANAIASVEIDCRRELHRAQMDNEKRIARNLDLEEILIKKKIEYYEKNK
- the LOC123864545 gene encoding uncharacterized protein LOC123864545 isoform X1, with product METGRKVAKKRERSENWLSEDKYLLMELVRERVAVIENKNTDTNTNSKKQAAWADLLNSFNSMCKGSKRILPQLKSQWGIIKMHEKRLKSLERKQIIATGGGPPPQLDPLKSEDISAWLPNEFVIDTNEFDSDQINQVKVGGLSPDEIILEVHQEDGITEEVLPHTTPPTNHEMSKINQENENKILPITNENDQRKKEGNENKVESALTNRLIRKKKNKKKENENKTSAAANAIASVEIDCRRELHRAQMDNEKRIARNLDLEEILIKKKIEYYEKNK
- the LOC123864545 gene encoding uncharacterized protein LOC123864545 isoform X2 — translated: METGRKVAKKRERSENWLSEDKYLLMELVRERVAVIENKNTDTNTNSKKQAAWADLLNSFNSMCKGSKRILPQLKSQWGIIKMHEKRLKSLERKQIIATGGGPPPQLDPLKSEDISAWLPNEFVIDTNEFDSDQINQVKVGGLSPDEIILEVHQEDGITEEVLPHTTPPTNHEMSKINQENENKVESALTNRLIRKKKNKKKENENKTSAAANAIASVEIDCRRELHRAQMDNEKRIARNLDLEEILIKKKIEYYEKNK